In Scyliorhinus torazame isolate Kashiwa2021f chromosome 18, sScyTor2.1, whole genome shotgun sequence, the following are encoded in one genomic region:
- the LOC140394943 gene encoding PWWP domain-containing DNA repair factor 3B-like isoform X2, which yields MTDLDEFIFCNWQGRLWPAKILSESAVYLTKTSESVSDCLDVQLICLDKQLRVKHIDTRPFERKQAENISSGLIHKEDSTHEEAVEELTYRKALRIALNILTSHDCRTTQMTLKEPEMAKTQTLASKKLRKSSCVHNSNGTTSTPKQNGFYLLRGQETVCTRQSSRIASCIKKTPEAERGKKPSRTCTLTQSSTKTKKPAGKEEKRKVGRPRKNLEPQADSPNDSLSQCEHSLRRVKQTAAEAQGYRGEERLQEVERSPFQRCDSAISAGRKDQNGNVKKIHLRSRIICKSACKEIINSSDQANCPSQDIGPPDAPSSFLKSTLKCRTSDNIGLRECSQFVGSPSNVQLELKGGLGQSEMVEEHRRRKGRKCTEPMECLHTNTTSADLDIDVKSTNQPNVGSLEETRSPRHVKGSVVRLPPDEQVRSTNGHKRSISDNPQTFCPTNTPLNKPEAFPPSKIRKDEGASEIQTLSTAEPETHLELPLFEIDEIEFSSVDSLSTNKPTEDEGEEVDEENDDEDENLPSILLHQEQWSVAEGMLVWCKFQKYPHWPAVVRNVKSRLKKASILFVDEHIIDAEKNKKGFTVSVRTLKPFDCENRHQLTAAARHIYKTSIDWCVALIDDYRIRRGCGSFTGSFVEYCTAELSIPVRKSFAQDPSLMTFPYTSIANQVEEGLTDSEYDITPTRQQPTKKLLPDRKKAARDRANEKLVQFIVKARGAERHLQAIIKGLKHSRWLEVFQTRIRNSSVIDTYLEDDWQVDQVVNYLKTVCEMSVSTKLLEDYERSRFILDVLLPEAIICAIAEVEQMSVQKAEEKYMKGPLHSEREVEHFNKEIEKEMKLKQKLLKKEESTD from the exons ATACTGTCGGAGTCTGCCGTTTATCTCACTAAGACATCTGAGTCCGTTTCAGATTGTTTAGATGTCCAACTAATATGCTTGGATAAACA GTTAAGAGTTAAGCACATAGACACAAGACCATTTGAACGAAAGCAAGCTGAAAATATCAGCTCTGGTTTGA tacacaAGGAAGACTCGACTCATGAAGAAGCAGTGGAAGAATTGACTTACAGGAAGGCACTTCGAATTGCCCTGAATATTCTAACAAGCCACGACTGCCGCACCACTCAAATGACTTTGAAAGAACCAGAAATGGCAAAGACTCAAACTTTAGCTTCAAAAAAGCTTAGAAAGAGCTCCTGTGTTCACAATTCAAATGGAACAACAAGTACACCGAAACAAAATGGATTCTATTTGCTTCGAGGACAAGAGACTGTGTGCACTCGACAAAGTAGCAGGATAGCATCTTGTATCAAAAAAACACCAGAGGCTGAACGAGGGAAAAAGCCATCCAGGACATGCACATTAACCCAAAGTTCAACTAAAACGAAAAAGCCTGCTGGCAAGGAagaaaaacgaaaagtgggaagacCAAGGAAAAATCTTGAGCCCCAGGCAGACAGTCCAAATGACAGTCTCTCTCAGTGTGAACACTCATTGCGACGTGTGAAACAGACAGCTGCTGAAGCACAGGGTTATCGGGGTGAAGAGAGGTTGCAAGAAGTGGAAAGGTCTCCATTCCAAAGGTGTGATTCTGCAATTTCTGCAGGGAGGAAAGATCAAAATGGAAACGTTAAAAAGATTCATCTGAGGTCGAGGATTATTTGCAAATCTGCCTGCAAAGAAATTATCAATTCTTCTGACCAAGCCAATTGTCCATCTCAGGACATTGGGCCACCTGACGCTCCTTCTAGCTTTTTAAAATCAACTCTGAAATGTAGGACTAGTGACAACATTGGGTTACGAGAGTGCTCTCAATTTGTAGGCAGTCCGAGCAATGTTCAGTTAGAACTGAAAGGTGGTTTAGGCCAAAGTGAAATGGTGGAAGAACATAGAAGGAGAAAAGGGAGAAAGTGTACAGAACCTATGGAGTGCCTTCACACCAATACAACTTCTGCTGATTTGGATATTGATGTAAAATCAACCAACCAGCCAAATGTAGGTAGTCTAGAGGAGACCAGGAGTCCAAGGCATGTAAAAGGTTCTGTAGTTAGGTTGCCTCCAGATGAACAAGTGCGCTCTACTAACGGACATAAAAGAAGTATTTCAGACAATCCTCAAACATTTTGTCCTACCAACACCCCACTAAATAAACCAGAAGCATTCCCTCCTTCAAAAATTCGGAAGGATGAGGGAGCTTCAGAGATCCAAACTTTATCCACTGCAGAGCCAGAAACTCATCTTGAATTACCATTATTTGAAATTGATGAAATAG AGTTCAGTTCCGTAGACTCCCTTTCAACAAACAAACCCACGGAAGATGAGGGTGAAGAGGTGGATGAAGAGAATGATGATGAAGATGAAAACCTTCCAAGTATACTGTTGCACCAAG AGCAATGGTCAGTAGCCGAAGGAATGCTGGTATGGTGTAAATTCCAGAAATACCCACATTGGCCAGCAGTG GTAAGGAATGTAAAATCCAGGTTGAAAAAGGCCAGCATATTGTTTGTTGATGAACACATAATAGATGCAGAAAAAAATAAAAAAGG CTTTACTGTGTCTGTGAGGACCCTGAAACCATTTGATTGTGAAAACCGGCATCAGTTAACA GCTGCAGCACGGCACATTTATAAGACTTCAATAGATTGGTGCGTGGCTCTAATTGATGACTATCGAATCAGGCGAG GTTGTGGATCCTTTACTGGTTCCTTTGTCGAGTACTGTACAGCTGAGCTAA GCATCCCAGTGCGAAAATCATTTGCACAAGATCCCTCACTAATGACTTTCCCGTACACTTCAATTGCCAATCAAGTAGAAGAAGGGCTTACTGATTCTGAATATGACATTACACCAACTCGACAACAGCCTACCAAAAAACTGCTCCCTGACAGGAAGAAAGCTGCCAGGGATCGAGCCAATGAAAAACTTGTGCAATTCATTGTCAAGGCAAGGGGTGCGGAGAGGCACCTTCAGGCTATAATTAAGGGACTGAAGCACTCCAGGTGGCTTGAGGTGTTCCAAACCCGTATTCGCAACTCTAGTGTCATTGACACATACCTTGAAGATGACTGGCAGGTGGACCAAGTGGTTAACTACTTAAAAACTGTTTGTGAAATGAGCGTGAGCACAAAGCTCTTGGAAGACTATGAGAGGTCTAGGTTTATCTTGGATGTCCTCTTGCCAGAG GCCATTATCTGTGCAATTGCCGAGGTTGAACAAATGAGTGTCCAGAAAGCAGAAGAAAAATACATGAAAGGCCCTCTTCACAGTGAAAG
- the LOC140394943 gene encoding PWWP domain-containing DNA repair factor 3B-like isoform X1: MTDLDEFIFCNWQGRLWPAKILSESAVYLTKTSESVSDCLDVQLICLDKQLRVKHIDTRPFERKQAENISSGLIHKEDSTHEEAVEELTYRKALRIALNILTSHDCRTTQMTLKEPEMAKTQTLASKKLRKSSCVHNSNGTTSTPKQNGFYLLRGQETVCTRQSSRIASCIKKTPEAERGKKPSRTCTLTQSSTKTKKPAGKEEKRKVGRPRKNLEPQADSPNDSLSQCEHSLRRVKQTAAEAQGYRGEERLQEVERSPFQRCDSAISAGRKDQNGNVKKIHLRSRIICKSACKEIINSSDQANCPSQDIGPPDAPSSFLKSTLKCRTSDNIGLRECSQFVGSPSNVQLELKGGLGQSEMVEEHRRRKGRKCTEPMECLHTNTTSADLDIDVKSTNQPNVGSLEETRSPRHVKGSVVRLPPDEQVRSTNGHKRSISDNPQTFCPTNTPLNKPEAFPPSKIRKDEGASEIQTLSTAEPETHLELPLFEIDEIVEFSSVDSLSTNKPTEDEGEEVDEENDDEDENLPSILLHQEQWSVAEGMLVWCKFQKYPHWPAVVRNVKSRLKKASILFVDEHIIDAEKNKKGFTVSVRTLKPFDCENRHQLTAAARHIYKTSIDWCVALIDDYRIRRGCGSFTGSFVEYCTAELSIPVRKSFAQDPSLMTFPYTSIANQVEEGLTDSEYDITPTRQQPTKKLLPDRKKAARDRANEKLVQFIVKARGAERHLQAIIKGLKHSRWLEVFQTRIRNSSVIDTYLEDDWQVDQVVNYLKTVCEMSVSTKLLEDYERSRFILDVLLPEAIICAIAEVEQMSVQKAEEKYMKGPLHSEREVEHFNKEIEKEMKLKQKLLKKEESTD; the protein is encoded by the exons ATACTGTCGGAGTCTGCCGTTTATCTCACTAAGACATCTGAGTCCGTTTCAGATTGTTTAGATGTCCAACTAATATGCTTGGATAAACA GTTAAGAGTTAAGCACATAGACACAAGACCATTTGAACGAAAGCAAGCTGAAAATATCAGCTCTGGTTTGA tacacaAGGAAGACTCGACTCATGAAGAAGCAGTGGAAGAATTGACTTACAGGAAGGCACTTCGAATTGCCCTGAATATTCTAACAAGCCACGACTGCCGCACCACTCAAATGACTTTGAAAGAACCAGAAATGGCAAAGACTCAAACTTTAGCTTCAAAAAAGCTTAGAAAGAGCTCCTGTGTTCACAATTCAAATGGAACAACAAGTACACCGAAACAAAATGGATTCTATTTGCTTCGAGGACAAGAGACTGTGTGCACTCGACAAAGTAGCAGGATAGCATCTTGTATCAAAAAAACACCAGAGGCTGAACGAGGGAAAAAGCCATCCAGGACATGCACATTAACCCAAAGTTCAACTAAAACGAAAAAGCCTGCTGGCAAGGAagaaaaacgaaaagtgggaagacCAAGGAAAAATCTTGAGCCCCAGGCAGACAGTCCAAATGACAGTCTCTCTCAGTGTGAACACTCATTGCGACGTGTGAAACAGACAGCTGCTGAAGCACAGGGTTATCGGGGTGAAGAGAGGTTGCAAGAAGTGGAAAGGTCTCCATTCCAAAGGTGTGATTCTGCAATTTCTGCAGGGAGGAAAGATCAAAATGGAAACGTTAAAAAGATTCATCTGAGGTCGAGGATTATTTGCAAATCTGCCTGCAAAGAAATTATCAATTCTTCTGACCAAGCCAATTGTCCATCTCAGGACATTGGGCCACCTGACGCTCCTTCTAGCTTTTTAAAATCAACTCTGAAATGTAGGACTAGTGACAACATTGGGTTACGAGAGTGCTCTCAATTTGTAGGCAGTCCGAGCAATGTTCAGTTAGAACTGAAAGGTGGTTTAGGCCAAAGTGAAATGGTGGAAGAACATAGAAGGAGAAAAGGGAGAAAGTGTACAGAACCTATGGAGTGCCTTCACACCAATACAACTTCTGCTGATTTGGATATTGATGTAAAATCAACCAACCAGCCAAATGTAGGTAGTCTAGAGGAGACCAGGAGTCCAAGGCATGTAAAAGGTTCTGTAGTTAGGTTGCCTCCAGATGAACAAGTGCGCTCTACTAACGGACATAAAAGAAGTATTTCAGACAATCCTCAAACATTTTGTCCTACCAACACCCCACTAAATAAACCAGAAGCATTCCCTCCTTCAAAAATTCGGAAGGATGAGGGAGCTTCAGAGATCCAAACTTTATCCACTGCAGAGCCAGAAACTCATCTTGAATTACCATTATTTGAAATTGATGAAATAG TAGAGTTCAGTTCCGTAGACTCCCTTTCAACAAACAAACCCACGGAAGATGAGGGTGAAGAGGTGGATGAAGAGAATGATGATGAAGATGAAAACCTTCCAAGTATACTGTTGCACCAAG AGCAATGGTCAGTAGCCGAAGGAATGCTGGTATGGTGTAAATTCCAGAAATACCCACATTGGCCAGCAGTG GTAAGGAATGTAAAATCCAGGTTGAAAAAGGCCAGCATATTGTTTGTTGATGAACACATAATAGATGCAGAAAAAAATAAAAAAGG CTTTACTGTGTCTGTGAGGACCCTGAAACCATTTGATTGTGAAAACCGGCATCAGTTAACA GCTGCAGCACGGCACATTTATAAGACTTCAATAGATTGGTGCGTGGCTCTAATTGATGACTATCGAATCAGGCGAG GTTGTGGATCCTTTACTGGTTCCTTTGTCGAGTACTGTACAGCTGAGCTAA GCATCCCAGTGCGAAAATCATTTGCACAAGATCCCTCACTAATGACTTTCCCGTACACTTCAATTGCCAATCAAGTAGAAGAAGGGCTTACTGATTCTGAATATGACATTACACCAACTCGACAACAGCCTACCAAAAAACTGCTCCCTGACAGGAAGAAAGCTGCCAGGGATCGAGCCAATGAAAAACTTGTGCAATTCATTGTCAAGGCAAGGGGTGCGGAGAGGCACCTTCAGGCTATAATTAAGGGACTGAAGCACTCCAGGTGGCTTGAGGTGTTCCAAACCCGTATTCGCAACTCTAGTGTCATTGACACATACCTTGAAGATGACTGGCAGGTGGACCAAGTGGTTAACTACTTAAAAACTGTTTGTGAAATGAGCGTGAGCACAAAGCTCTTGGAAGACTATGAGAGGTCTAGGTTTATCTTGGATGTCCTCTTGCCAGAG GCCATTATCTGTGCAATTGCCGAGGTTGAACAAATGAGTGTCCAGAAAGCAGAAGAAAAATACATGAAAGGCCCTCTTCACAGTGAAAG
- the LOC140394943 gene encoding uncharacterized protein isoform X3, with translation MTLKEPEMAKTQTLASKKLRKSSCVHNSNGTTSTPKQNGFYLLRGQETVCTRQSSRIASCIKKTPEAERGKKPSRTCTLTQSSTKTKKPAGKEEKRKVGRPRKNLEPQADSPNDSLSQCEHSLRRVKQTAAEAQGYRGEERLQEVERSPFQRCDSAISAGRKDQNGNVKKIHLRSRIICKSACKEIINSSDQANCPSQDIGPPDAPSSFLKSTLKCRTSDNIGLRECSQFVGSPSNVQLELKGGLGQSEMVEEHRRRKGRKCTEPMECLHTNTTSADLDIDVKSTNQPNVGSLEETRSPRHVKGSVVRLPPDEQVRSTNGHKRSISDNPQTFCPTNTPLNKPEAFPPSKIRKDEGASEIQTLSTAEPETHLELPLFEIDEIVEFSSVDSLSTNKPTEDEGEEVDEENDDEDENLPSILLHQEQWSVAEGMLVWCKFQKYPHWPAVVRNVKSRLKKASILFVDEHIIDAEKNKKGFTVSVRTLKPFDCENRHQLTAAARHIYKTSIDWCVALIDDYRIRRGCGSFTGSFVEYCTAELSIPVRKSFAQDPSLMTFPYTSIANQVEEGLTDSEYDITPTRQQPTKKLLPDRKKAARDRANEKLVQFIVKARGAERHLQAIIKGLKHSRWLEVFQTRIRNSSVIDTYLEDDWQVDQVVNYLKTVCEMSVSTKLLEDYERSRFILDVLLPEAIICAIAEVEQMSVQKAEEKYMKGPLHSEREVEHFNKEIEKEMKLKQKLLKKEESTD, from the exons ATGACTTTGAAAGAACCAGAAATGGCAAAGACTCAAACTTTAGCTTCAAAAAAGCTTAGAAAGAGCTCCTGTGTTCACAATTCAAATGGAACAACAAGTACACCGAAACAAAATGGATTCTATTTGCTTCGAGGACAAGAGACTGTGTGCACTCGACAAAGTAGCAGGATAGCATCTTGTATCAAAAAAACACCAGAGGCTGAACGAGGGAAAAAGCCATCCAGGACATGCACATTAACCCAAAGTTCAACTAAAACGAAAAAGCCTGCTGGCAAGGAagaaaaacgaaaagtgggaagacCAAGGAAAAATCTTGAGCCCCAGGCAGACAGTCCAAATGACAGTCTCTCTCAGTGTGAACACTCATTGCGACGTGTGAAACAGACAGCTGCTGAAGCACAGGGTTATCGGGGTGAAGAGAGGTTGCAAGAAGTGGAAAGGTCTCCATTCCAAAGGTGTGATTCTGCAATTTCTGCAGGGAGGAAAGATCAAAATGGAAACGTTAAAAAGATTCATCTGAGGTCGAGGATTATTTGCAAATCTGCCTGCAAAGAAATTATCAATTCTTCTGACCAAGCCAATTGTCCATCTCAGGACATTGGGCCACCTGACGCTCCTTCTAGCTTTTTAAAATCAACTCTGAAATGTAGGACTAGTGACAACATTGGGTTACGAGAGTGCTCTCAATTTGTAGGCAGTCCGAGCAATGTTCAGTTAGAACTGAAAGGTGGTTTAGGCCAAAGTGAAATGGTGGAAGAACATAGAAGGAGAAAAGGGAGAAAGTGTACAGAACCTATGGAGTGCCTTCACACCAATACAACTTCTGCTGATTTGGATATTGATGTAAAATCAACCAACCAGCCAAATGTAGGTAGTCTAGAGGAGACCAGGAGTCCAAGGCATGTAAAAGGTTCTGTAGTTAGGTTGCCTCCAGATGAACAAGTGCGCTCTACTAACGGACATAAAAGAAGTATTTCAGACAATCCTCAAACATTTTGTCCTACCAACACCCCACTAAATAAACCAGAAGCATTCCCTCCTTCAAAAATTCGGAAGGATGAGGGAGCTTCAGAGATCCAAACTTTATCCACTGCAGAGCCAGAAACTCATCTTGAATTACCATTATTTGAAATTGATGAAATAG TAGAGTTCAGTTCCGTAGACTCCCTTTCAACAAACAAACCCACGGAAGATGAGGGTGAAGAGGTGGATGAAGAGAATGATGATGAAGATGAAAACCTTCCAAGTATACTGTTGCACCAAG AGCAATGGTCAGTAGCCGAAGGAATGCTGGTATGGTGTAAATTCCAGAAATACCCACATTGGCCAGCAGTG GTAAGGAATGTAAAATCCAGGTTGAAAAAGGCCAGCATATTGTTTGTTGATGAACACATAATAGATGCAGAAAAAAATAAAAAAGG CTTTACTGTGTCTGTGAGGACCCTGAAACCATTTGATTGTGAAAACCGGCATCAGTTAACA GCTGCAGCACGGCACATTTATAAGACTTCAATAGATTGGTGCGTGGCTCTAATTGATGACTATCGAATCAGGCGAG GTTGTGGATCCTTTACTGGTTCCTTTGTCGAGTACTGTACAGCTGAGCTAA GCATCCCAGTGCGAAAATCATTTGCACAAGATCCCTCACTAATGACTTTCCCGTACACTTCAATTGCCAATCAAGTAGAAGAAGGGCTTACTGATTCTGAATATGACATTACACCAACTCGACAACAGCCTACCAAAAAACTGCTCCCTGACAGGAAGAAAGCTGCCAGGGATCGAGCCAATGAAAAACTTGTGCAATTCATTGTCAAGGCAAGGGGTGCGGAGAGGCACCTTCAGGCTATAATTAAGGGACTGAAGCACTCCAGGTGGCTTGAGGTGTTCCAAACCCGTATTCGCAACTCTAGTGTCATTGACACATACCTTGAAGATGACTGGCAGGTGGACCAAGTGGTTAACTACTTAAAAACTGTTTGTGAAATGAGCGTGAGCACAAAGCTCTTGGAAGACTATGAGAGGTCTAGGTTTATCTTGGATGTCCTCTTGCCAGAG GCCATTATCTGTGCAATTGCCGAGGTTGAACAAATGAGTGTCCAGAAAGCAGAAGAAAAATACATGAAAGGCCCTCTTCACAGTGAAAG